The following are from one region of the Novosphingobium humi genome:
- a CDS encoding lysozyme, giving the protein MATQPENAAPKKGGIVVMVAALLALIGPATTQLVLTEIPKEESGRKVAVTVSPQAGTATITHISGKQYLRVYLDMVGVATACDGLTGEGIKVGREFTEEQCASMLITRLTADAARVMACSPGLALTIPRRDNVRYAALSLAHNVGWQTYCASTMRARINAGQIRGACDALTWFNKAGGRVVPGIVARRKREQAICLRDA; this is encoded by the coding sequence ATGGCAACGCAGCCTGAAAATGCCGCGCCGAAGAAGGGCGGGATCGTCGTCATGGTAGCGGCCCTGCTGGCGCTGATCGGCCCGGCTACCACGCAATTGGTGTTGACCGAGATCCCCAAGGAAGAGAGCGGGCGCAAGGTGGCGGTCACCGTCTCGCCTCAAGCCGGGACCGCCACGATCACGCATATCAGCGGCAAGCAATATCTGCGAGTCTACCTCGATATGGTGGGCGTGGCCACGGCCTGCGACGGCCTGACGGGCGAAGGGATTAAGGTCGGCCGCGAGTTTACCGAGGAGCAATGCGCCTCGATGCTGATCACGCGCCTGACGGCGGATGCGGCGCGCGTGATGGCCTGCTCGCCGGGCCTCGCGCTCACGATCCCGCGCCGGGATAATGTGCGGTATGCCGCGCTCAGCCTCGCCCACAATGTGGGGTGGCAGACCTATTGCGCCAGCACCATGCGCGCCCGGATCAATGCGGGCCAGATCCGCGGAGCCTGCGATGCGCTGACGTGGTTCAACAAGGCGGGCGGTCGCGTGGTGCCCGGCATCGTCGCGCGCCGCAAAAGGGAGCAGGCGATTTGCCTGAGGGATGCCTGA
- a CDS encoding phage tail protein, with translation MKVLKGAAQIIGAISAVAAVVAGPSLLGVAFAANAMLMGAIASSIKDPSPSSGGSQTKWKADPYAGLPYVMGRTLVSGNIVAKLLRGSNNAFQALVTVLSIGPVHAYEASYMNKTTMTWMVRPPLSSDGVAEAANGYRGYIWEQRTLGLCPEAYAPGQTEGFAGWTSEHKLSGLASVFNVFWYNSKDSNTLTAIPSPAWLIEGVLVYDPRLDSTYPGGSGPCRALDESTYVYSEDPHLHALTWCLGRWQNGVRVAGLGAPISRINVASFVEGANLNDARGWKLGGQVYTRPDTPWNSLKAMLQAGGAQPAQPGGIITAINRAPRVSLATITHADIIGKCTFSGTQKRRNRPNGIIPQYRSEAHDWEMVSAQLVQVPDYVALDGGERTKEISYPLVQDVHQVAQLAAYDICDAREAGPGTIPLKPAWMNYAIGDCVTFQPQEGWSIKVMITGRQIDPNTGSITYTVRGETDAKHDFALGKTGVAPPMASLNYDLPPTDPAGEWTVNGTTLADNGAGIPALVIAGAVSITNAEAVQFDYRPYVSGAGGEDGWIASATVNPAATHHEITSVTPETIYEVSVRYRIRGVWGNRGILGPVAAGKLYPAGYLRQLIASSYTSPSENLATAHDAGSSVLVSITDHTRVYPDREVYISGVAPITGLAFNTTYYLYYDDADRSGGAVEVHATPDLATAAMSDGHPARHQLGIIITGASGAGDMHGGGVEPVYQVSTRIKTLAADVAFNANTLMAYQYNTQQLRDYVDGKLFVDGVAVNTVIVQERSERIEAEAALAQTISLIGARNASSSAFILNFDSVQASTTGETLATIITSMNAANAATSASITELRSIVLDPSGGATAKAVFQLNASGHVVGYEATNDGSVGSLVFSFDSFILLNPITGTSIFRAEGGRVKMSAVEVDTLKVNTAIVPKLLSSTTVFNGNDSDQTVMSTSIVMPVAGYVVVTGSLSQGFSVVPRGWTFTLYINGTQVWVGSGTYPGDVLSAVGSKYCEAGTVTIQMIWSGNPAVRVISQNYVIQGFPNTQ, from the coding sequence ATGAAGGTTCTCAAGGGCGCTGCGCAAATCATCGGCGCGATTTCGGCGGTGGCGGCGGTTGTGGCCGGGCCCAGCCTGTTGGGCGTGGCTTTTGCCGCCAATGCGATGCTGATGGGCGCGATCGCCAGTTCGATCAAAGATCCTTCGCCATCCTCGGGCGGCAGCCAAACGAAGTGGAAAGCCGACCCCTATGCCGGGCTGCCCTATGTGATGGGCCGAACGTTGGTGTCCGGCAATATCGTGGCAAAGCTGCTGCGCGGGTCGAACAACGCCTTTCAGGCGTTGGTCACGGTCCTTTCGATCGGCCCCGTCCACGCCTACGAAGCCAGCTACATGAACAAGACCACGATGACGTGGATGGTTCGTCCTCCCCTCAGCTCTGATGGGGTGGCCGAGGCGGCAAACGGCTATCGCGGCTATATCTGGGAACAGCGCACGCTCGGCCTTTGCCCCGAGGCCTATGCCCCCGGCCAGACCGAAGGATTCGCCGGGTGGACCAGCGAACACAAGCTGTCCGGGCTGGCCAGCGTGTTCAACGTCTTTTGGTACAATTCCAAGGACAGCAACACGCTGACCGCGATTCCGTCGCCCGCGTGGCTGATCGAGGGTGTGCTGGTCTATGATCCCCGGCTGGACAGCACCTATCCGGGCGGCTCCGGGCCTTGCCGCGCGCTCGACGAATCGACCTATGTTTACAGCGAGGATCCGCATCTTCACGCGCTGACCTGGTGTCTTGGCCGTTGGCAAAACGGGGTGCGCGTTGCGGGCCTAGGCGCGCCGATCAGCCGCATCAATGTGGCCAGCTTTGTCGAGGGGGCCAACCTCAATGATGCGCGCGGGTGGAAGCTGGGCGGTCAGGTTTACACGCGGCCCGACACCCCTTGGAACAGCCTGAAAGCGATGCTGCAGGCCGGCGGCGCGCAGCCCGCGCAACCGGGCGGGATCATCACCGCGATCAACCGCGCGCCGCGCGTCTCGCTGGCCACGATCACCCATGCCGACATCATCGGCAAATGCACGTTTTCGGGCACCCAAAAGCGCCGCAACCGTCCCAATGGCATCATCCCGCAATATCGGTCTGAGGCCCACGATTGGGAAATGGTCAGCGCGCAGCTTGTCCAGGTGCCCGATTATGTCGCCCTGGACGGCGGCGAGCGGACCAAGGAAATCTCCTACCCGTTGGTGCAGGACGTGCATCAGGTCGCGCAGCTGGCCGCCTATGACATATGCGATGCGCGCGAGGCCGGTCCGGGAACGATCCCGCTCAAGCCCGCATGGATGAACTATGCCATCGGCGATTGCGTCACCTTTCAGCCGCAAGAGGGCTGGTCCATCAAGGTGATGATCACCGGGCGCCAGATCGATCCCAACACCGGCTCCATCACCTACACGGTGCGCGGCGAAACGGACGCAAAGCATGATTTCGCCTTGGGCAAGACAGGTGTTGCTCCGCCCATGGCCAGCCTCAATTACGACCTGCCGCCGACCGATCCGGCGGGCGAATGGACGGTGAACGGCACCACGCTGGCCGACAATGGCGCGGGCATTCCCGCGCTGGTCATCGCCGGCGCGGTCAGCATCACCAATGCCGAGGCGGTGCAGTTTGACTATCGCCCCTATGTCTCTGGCGCGGGCGGTGAGGATGGATGGATCGCCTCGGCAACGGTGAACCCCGCGGCCACCCATCACGAAATCACCTCTGTCACGCCCGAAACCATCTATGAGGTATCGGTGCGGTATCGCATTCGGGGCGTTTGGGGCAATCGGGGGATCCTTGGCCCGGTCGCGGCGGGCAAGCTCTATCCGGCTGGCTATCTGCGCCAGTTGATTGCCTCATCCTACACCAGCCCCTCGGAAAACCTTGCCACGGCCCACGATGCGGGAAGCAGCGTCCTGGTGTCGATCACCGATCATACTCGGGTCTATCCTGATCGAGAGGTCTACATTTCGGGCGTGGCGCCGATCACCGGCCTTGCGTTCAACACCACCTATTACCTCTACTACGACGATGCCGACCGGTCGGGTGGGGCCGTCGAAGTGCATGCCACCCCCGACCTTGCCACGGCGGCCATGAGCGATGGTCATCCGGCGCGCCACCAGCTGGGTATCATCATCACCGGCGCATCCGGGGCAGGGGATATGCATGGCGGCGGGGTGGAACCCGTCTATCAGGTTTCCACCCGGATCAAGACGCTGGCGGCCGATGTTGCGTTCAATGCCAACACGCTGATGGCCTATCAATACAATACCCAGCAGCTTCGCGACTATGTGGACGGCAAGCTCTTCGTCGATGGCGTGGCCGTCAACACGGTGATCGTGCAGGAGCGATCCGAACGCATCGAGGCCGAAGCGGCGTTGGCGCAGACCATATCGCTGATCGGCGCGAGGAACGCATCGAGCAGCGCCTTCATTCTGAATTTCGACAGCGTGCAGGCCAGCACCACAGGGGAGACACTGGCCACCATCATCACCAGCATGAATGCCGCCAATGCGGCAACCTCTGCCAGCATCACCGAGCTGCGTTCGATCGTGCTGGACCCCAGCGGCGGGGCAACCGCAAAGGCCGTGTTTCAGTTGAATGCCTCGGGTCATGTGGTGGGCTATGAGGCCACCAATGACGGTAGCGTGGGCAGTCTGGTCTTCAGCTTTGACAGCTTCATCCTGCTCAACCCGATTACCGGCACCTCCATATTCCGGGCCGAAGGCGGGCGGGTTAAAATGAGCGCCGTCGAGGTGGACACGCTCAAAGTGAATACGGCGATTGTCCCGAAACTCCTGTCTTCAACGACCGTATTCAACGGCAATGACAGCGATCAAACGGTGATGTCCACCAGCATCGTTATGCCCGTGGCGGGCTATGTTGTCGTAACGGGTTCATTGAGTCAGGGGTTCTCTGTTGTTCCGCGCGGATGGACTTTCACCCTTTACATCAATGGCACTCAGGTCTGGGTGGGGTCTGGCACTTATCCCGGTGACGTACTCAGCGCTGTTGGTTCAAAATATTGCGAAGCGGGAACGGTCACCATTCAAATGATCTGGTCGGGAAATCCCGCCGTTCGCGTGATTTCCCAGAACTACGTGATCCAAGGTTTCCCCAACACTCAATGA
- a CDS encoding DUF6950 family protein yields MTEHSLILRARAAQATLDEWKARAFRLGEADCARLAASHLRRLGHSIKLPAARSYRTVKSAEAMLDKLGLATMVDALDAMGFDRIAPAAALVGDIVQMPSEPEGVAGSQRLATLTIAMGNGRVLGWHPEAPEGAVVMQPLEMVAAWRVEPKGNAK; encoded by the coding sequence ATGACCGAACATTCTTTGATCCTGCGCGCCCGCGCGGCTCAGGCCACGCTGGACGAATGGAAGGCGCGCGCCTTTCGTCTGGGCGAAGCGGATTGCGCGCGCCTTGCCGCCTCTCATCTGCGGCGTCTGGGCCACAGCATCAAATTGCCCGCGGCCCGCTCCTATCGCACCGTCAAATCGGCCGAGGCTATGCTGGACAAGCTGGGGCTGGCCACGATGGTCGATGCTCTTGACGCGATGGGGTTCGACCGCATCGCGCCCGCCGCCGCGCTGGTGGGCGATATCGTCCAGATGCCCAGCGAGCCCGAGGGCGTAGCCGGTTCACAGCGCCTTGCCACGCTGACGATCGCGATGGGCAATGGCCGGGTGCTCGGCTGGCACCCCGAGGCACCCGAAGGCGCGGTTGTGATGCAGCCGCTTGAAATGGTGGCCGCATGGAGAGTGGAACCGAAGGGTAACGCGAAATGA
- a CDS encoding phage tail length tape measure family protein, translating into MAVKPLVLVVSGQTDKLKTALRSGAADLTDFSKTTEELLEGIQQKVRDSLGITGEDAGAQLGRNLSQQVQAWNRAAQNATATGVDFDPLGGMTSAKTLEAAAAQERLAATYREQAAGAAAAQGANERETLTLRQVAVASELAAAKADQEAAALRTQAGVLEAMERAMGRHNAAQRQTAEVSGATRNAMRDLSFQVSDVATSLAGGMPPMMVFSQQFGQIIGAFQMMGGEGNKLISFLSGPWGMALSTAAVAIVPLLGNLEIFNDKVGDAAKKLKEQAESTRIADQAQAIFDRTLDGAIARERKLADELDRQLKTRRQLNQEKLNEAKESQGNLANQVESARRELRSALAEQKAANDLPANGEAGRAARDSAVQNADRKVEEARTKLFDAQQAELNAQADVRRAEAIQIQARAKEGASPQSAQQARFDRERERLQGDYVRGSISKEEYDAQLSALEKSAEAAKEKPKKKKDTSAREAEAEMKSGAAYDDAIARTVTDLANLARQNVTDLEELGRLDKAAVDAARDRERAATEEQGRREKWSRAQIDALQYKQGEVAEAKKAQIDERIKREVADRWIETQRAALTLETQMLQAQSALALTTAERRALALQILENERKQAILAVDKKVTDGQLTGEQGMAEIGKVNQTYDLKTEQTKKQYASPVEQWRNDLKKNTADINASLQSVEVTGLKGLEDGFVGIISGTQSAAQAFKSMAASIIADLARIAIQQAFVKVFGGGLSSGGKVPGRAQGSLLGFAAGGLPGYAGGVRLSNGMISGPGTGTSDSILALVDGQRPIAVSNDEGIVNARAVRNYWPMIDAMNKGTFPKFADGGLLSAASLTGLAYPRIPSAASLSTRAVIISAPQYHMPGAITTAELMQWTIETSARHAQAAAAAAPIETRRQLARRDEQRIT; encoded by the coding sequence TTGGCCGTTAAACCCCTTGTCCTCGTCGTCAGCGGCCAGACGGATAAGCTCAAGACGGCTTTGCGTTCCGGCGCGGCCGATCTGACCGATTTCAGCAAGACGACCGAAGAACTGCTGGAAGGTATTCAGCAAAAAGTACGGGATTCACTCGGCATAACTGGCGAGGATGCCGGGGCCCAGCTTGGCCGCAATCTGTCTCAGCAGGTGCAGGCGTGGAACCGAGCAGCGCAGAATGCTACAGCCACAGGTGTCGATTTCGATCCCCTCGGGGGCATGACTTCGGCCAAAACGCTTGAAGCTGCCGCAGCGCAAGAGCGCCTGGCCGCCACCTATCGCGAGCAGGCGGCAGGCGCGGCGGCAGCGCAGGGGGCCAATGAGCGTGAAACGCTGACCTTGCGCCAGGTGGCCGTCGCGTCCGAACTGGCAGCGGCCAAGGCGGATCAGGAGGCGGCAGCGCTGCGTACACAGGCTGGGGTGCTTGAGGCCATGGAGCGCGCCATGGGCCGCCATAATGCCGCCCAGCGCCAGACCGCCGAGGTGAGCGGGGCAACCCGCAATGCCATGCGCGACCTGTCGTTTCAGGTGTCGGACGTGGCCACGTCTTTGGCAGGCGGCATGCCGCCCATGATGGTGTTCAGCCAGCAGTTTGGCCAAATCATCGGCGCGTTTCAGATGATGGGCGGCGAGGGGAACAAGCTGATCAGCTTCCTTTCCGGGCCATGGGGGATGGCGCTCTCGACGGCGGCGGTTGCGATCGTGCCGCTGCTCGGAAACCTTGAGATTTTCAATGACAAGGTGGGCGACGCGGCAAAGAAGCTGAAAGAGCAGGCGGAAAGCACCCGCATTGCCGATCAGGCACAGGCGATTTTCGACCGTACTCTGGACGGTGCGATTGCCCGCGAGCGCAAACTCGCCGACGAACTGGACCGCCAGCTGAAAACGCGCCGCCAGCTTAATCAGGAAAAACTCAACGAAGCCAAAGAGAGCCAGGGCAACCTTGCGAATCAGGTTGAATCGGCCCGACGCGAATTGCGGTCGGCATTGGCCGAGCAGAAGGCCGCTAATGACCTCCCGGCCAACGGCGAGGCAGGCCGGGCGGCGCGCGACAGCGCGGTCCAGAACGCTGACAGGAAAGTCGAGGAAGCGCGGACAAAGCTGTTCGATGCCCAGCAAGCCGAACTGAACGCCCAGGCCGATGTGAGGCGCGCCGAGGCTATTCAAATTCAGGCCCGCGCCAAGGAAGGTGCCAGCCCTCAGTCTGCCCAGCAGGCGCGCTTTGATCGGGAACGCGAGAGGCTGCAGGGCGATTACGTCCGTGGCAGCATCAGCAAAGAGGAATACGATGCGCAATTGAGCGCGCTGGAAAAGTCGGCAGAAGCGGCCAAGGAAAAGCCGAAAAAGAAAAAGGACACCTCCGCGCGCGAGGCCGAAGCGGAAATGAAATCCGGCGCGGCCTATGATGATGCCATCGCGCGCACCGTGACCGACCTTGCCAATCTGGCGCGCCAGAATGTCACCGATCTGGAAGAGCTGGGGCGCCTCGATAAGGCCGCGGTTGATGCCGCCCGCGATCGTGAGCGCGCCGCGACAGAAGAGCAGGGCCGCCGCGAGAAGTGGTCGCGCGCGCAGATCGATGCCTTGCAGTATAAGCAAGGCGAGGTGGCCGAGGCCAAGAAAGCCCAGATCGACGAACGCATCAAGCGGGAGGTGGCAGATCGCTGGATCGAGACGCAGCGCGCGGCGCTGACGCTCGAAACGCAAATGCTGCAGGCCCAATCGGCGCTTGCGTTGACCACCGCCGAACGCCGCGCGCTTGCCCTGCAGATCCTCGAAAATGAGCGAAAGCAGGCAATCCTTGCGGTCGATAAAAAGGTCACCGATGGCCAGTTGACCGGCGAACAGGGCATGGCCGAAATCGGCAAGGTCAACCAGACCTATGACCTGAAAACCGAGCAGACCAAAAAGCAATATGCCTCGCCGGTCGAGCAATGGCGCAATGACCTGAAAAAGAACACCGCCGATATCAACGCATCGCTGCAATCGGTCGAAGTGACGGGTCTGAAAGGGCTCGAAGATGGCTTTGTTGGGATTATTTCCGGGACACAAAGCGCCGCACAGGCGTTCAAATCCATGGCGGCAAGCATCATTGCCGATCTGGCCCGCATTGCGATCCAGCAGGCATTTGTGAAGGTGTTTGGCGGTGGGCTTTCTTCGGGCGGCAAGGTGCCAGGGCGCGCGCAGGGCAGCCTTCTCGGCTTTGCGGCTGGCGGCCTGCCTGGCTATGCGGGCGGGGTTCGCCTGTCGAACGGGATGATTTCTGGGCCGGGCACGGGCACCAGTGACAGCATCCTCGCGCTGGTCGATGGGCAGCGCCCCATCGCGGTGTCGAATGACGAAGGGATCGTGAACGCGCGGGCGGTCAGGAATTACTGGCCAATGATCGACGCGATGAACAAGGGCACCTTTCCAAAGTTTGCCGATGGTGGCCTTTTGTCGGCGGCATCGCTGACGGGGCTTGCCTATCCACGGATCCCATCAGCGGCTTCACTGTCCACTCGCGCCGTCATCATTTCCGCCCCGCAATACCATATGCCGGGGGCCATAACGACCGCTGAACTGATGCAATGGACCATCGAGACTTCGGCCCGCCACGCGCAGGCCGCAGCGGCGGCGGCTCCGATTGAAACGAGGCGCCAGCTGGCACGCCGCGATGAACAGAGGATCACCTGA
- a CDS encoding phage tail assembly chaperone produces the protein MLMGVMMDAFGWSAEQFWQATSHEIWAMIEARQRANARIDQG, from the coding sequence ATGCTGATGGGGGTCATGATGGACGCCTTTGGGTGGAGCGCGGAGCAATTCTGGCAGGCCACGTCCCACGAGATTTGGGCGATGATCGAGGCGCGGCAGCGGGCGAATGCGCGGATCGATCAAGGGTAA
- a CDS encoding GTA-gp10 family protein — protein sequence MAARRSPRAGQRAQPEANAVRGEVSLTLGGVKYRLRPTSAAALAIEDELGGSMLALCQRAGAVALGYRELGVIAGAFIRAGAAPDDKLTANINNDVLADLIYAEGQVKVLGILSAVMANVVNGGYTPQGEPRAVTANG from the coding sequence ATGGCGGCGCGTCGTTCGCCTCGGGCCGGGCAGCGTGCCCAGCCTGAGGCCAATGCGGTGCGCGGCGAAGTGTCGCTGACGCTGGGCGGGGTCAAGTATCGCTTGCGCCCCACCAGCGCTGCGGCCCTGGCGATCGAGGACGAACTGGGCGGCAGCATGCTGGCCCTGTGTCAGCGCGCCGGGGCGGTGGCGTTGGGCTATCGCGAGCTGGGCGTGATCGCCGGGGCCTTCATCCGCGCCGGTGCGGCGCCCGACGACAAGCTGACCGCCAACATCAACAATGATGTCTTGGCCGATCTGATCTATGCCGAGGGGCAAGTGAAGGTACTGGGCATCTTGTCCGCAGTCATGGCCAATGTCGTGAACGGCGGATATACCCCGCAGGGGGAGCCCCGCGCGGTGACGGCGAACGGCTAG
- a CDS encoding phage tail tube protein, with protein MTAVAQYGKDTRTLIKSGSTFIPIAGEQKASRKGSSDSIDTTSKDDGNYKTNGFGQKSITISVNGITKLPDPGYSRLYEVQKQAVPVEEFQLVNELTGEVFFQAKMSVGNFSDDYDQRNGASWSIDLALAAAPTIDKVPDPSYAGSGG; from the coding sequence ATGACCGCAGTTGCCCAATACGGCAAAGATACCCGCACGCTGATCAAAAGCGGCTCCACCTTCATCCCGATTGCGGGCGAACAGAAGGCCTCGCGAAAGGGGAGCAGCGACAGCATCGACACCACGTCCAAGGACGATGGCAATTACAAGACCAACGGCTTTGGCCAGAAGTCGATCACCATCTCGGTCAACGGCATCACCAAGCTGCCCGATCCGGGCTATTCGCGCCTGTATGAGGTGCAGAAACAGGCCGTTCCGGTCGAGGAATTCCAGTTGGTCAACGAATTGACCGGCGAGGTGTTCTTTCAGGCCAAGATGTCGGTGGGCAACTTCTCGGACGACTATGACCAGAGGAACGGGGCCAGTTGGAGCATCGACCTTGCGCTGGCCGCCGCGCCGACCATCGATAAGGTGCCCGATCCGTCCTATGCCGGGAGCGGCGGCTAA
- the gp17 gene encoding tail completion protein gp17 translates to MDEDVDLLTPAMRAVIGALLPIADLPDAPAGLQVFDHVPQDTPAPFIKLGTIKSVDASTRDEQMSRIEIEVICQWVGNQRDEIIWMVGRVRKALNGRPIAAPGAVFSRPVIGEEIVSEAIADGVTYVALSTFSFNVQPA, encoded by the coding sequence ATGGATGAAGATGTTGATCTGCTGACACCGGCCATGCGCGCGGTGATCGGCGCGCTATTGCCCATTGCGGATCTGCCCGATGCGCCCGCGGGCCTGCAGGTGTTCGATCATGTGCCGCAGGACACCCCGGCGCCTTTTATCAAGCTGGGCACGATCAAATCGGTGGATGCCTCGACCCGCGATGAACAGATGTCGCGCATCGAGATTGAGGTGATCTGCCAATGGGTGGGCAATCAGCGCGACGAAATCATTTGGATGGTCGGACGGGTCCGCAAAGCGTTGAACGGCCGCCCCATAGCCGCCCCCGGTGCGGTGTTCTCTCGCCCCGTCATCGGTGAGGAAATCGTCAGCGAGGCCATTGCCGATGGCGTGACCTACGTTGCCCTCTCCACCTTTTCCTTCAACGTTCAACCCGCCTGA
- a CDS encoding phage head closure protein — MAHSTLGAGRLRHPIKIRRAVLVNNGRGGQTKQWQTIASPRAEIIGLDGREAMIGHALTGISVSRVTIRWRAGILATDQVRLADGTNLAIAAPPYDPFGTRKWLTILATTEGVEPDDGQ; from the coding sequence ATGGCGCATTCAACCTTAGGGGCGGGGCGGCTGCGCCATCCGATCAAGATCCGCCGCGCCGTGCTGGTCAACAATGGCCGGGGCGGGCAGACCAAGCAATGGCAGACCATCGCCAGCCCCCGCGCGGAAATTATCGGGCTCGATGGGCGCGAGGCCATGATCGGCCATGCTCTGACGGGGATCAGCGTCTCGCGCGTCACGATCCGCTGGCGCGCGGGCATTCTGGCCACCGATCAGGTGCGGCTGGCCGATGGTACAAATCTGGCCATCGCTGCGCCGCCCTATGATCCCTTTGGGACACGCAAATGGCTGACGATCCTTGCCACTACGGAAGGCGTGGAGCCCGACGATGGCCAATAG
- a CDS encoding head-tail connector protein produces MWMPVETIAAPAGSWTTTALARTYLSADDDDGQDAIIQGMIDAAGAYVEAYTGLRLLTQTVRLRCRSFLDLERLPIGPVAQVTAIDCLTTDGLNPTLSGTLWEQFGFGLSVGVRPAAGKTWPVLRQVDDAVRLTVEVGYGADPSTIPPPIRQACFLLLGDFFANREDTSPDGVAKATLPNGVAALLANYRMF; encoded by the coding sequence ATGTGGATGCCTGTCGAAACCATTGCGGCTCCGGCGGGAAGTTGGACCACTACGGCGCTTGCCCGGACCTATCTGTCGGCCGACGATGATGATGGGCAGGACGCCATTATCCAAGGGATGATCGACGCCGCAGGGGCCTATGTCGAGGCCTATACCGGGCTTCGGCTGCTCACGCAGACTGTCCGCCTTCGGTGCCGATCGTTTCTGGATCTTGAGCGGCTGCCCATCGGCCCCGTTGCGCAGGTGACGGCGATTGACTGTCTGACCACCGACGGTTTGAATCCCACCCTGTCCGGCACATTGTGGGAACAGTTCGGCTTTGGGCTCTCTGTCGGCGTCCGCCCGGCCGCCGGTAAGACTTGGCCGGTTTTGCGTCAGGTTGATGATGCTGTCCGGTTGACAGTCGAAGTAGGGTATGGCGCTGATCCGTCCACTATTCCGCCCCCAATAAGACAGGCTTGCTTCCTGCTGCTGGGCGACTTTTTCGCGAATCGCGAAGACACATCGCCCGATGGCGTTGCCAAGGCGACCTTGCCCAACGGCGTGGCCGCACTCCTGGCCAATTACCGGATGTTCTGA
- a CDS encoding phage major capsid protein — protein sequence MPTLTELHETRGRLVTQAREALDAITANTDDARTAELEARHDTIMAEFDKIEANIKREERHAQIEAQMEERQRRNRPLGPDVTTGGQNDGEQRTDEQRQAEYRDAFMAMLREGGDMGAMTTEQRQLLRAGYQELRTQTAGTNAAGGYTVPVQMANDIVQVMKDWGPMYDPGITNEVSTGGGNQFTIPTNDDTANTASALAEGADLTDDGSGDAVFGQARFDAYVDATPWVKISFELLQDSAFDIQGFISGALGERLGRRANARLTTGSGVNQPNGIVTAAPVGITAASAVAIASDELITFQHSVNQAYRRSPKARWMFADSTLAVLRKLKDGQGNYLWQMGDIRAGVSDMLLDKPYSINDDVPAIATGNKAIIFGDFSRYWVRKVGGPVIGTVRERFWPKVGLAGLIRYDGELVDAAAIKALKLA from the coding sequence ATGCCGACTCTTACTGAACTGCATGAAACGCGCGGTCGCCTGGTTACGCAGGCCCGCGAGGCGCTGGACGCCATCACCGCGAACACCGACGATGCCCGCACCGCCGAACTGGAAGCCCGCCATGACACGATCATGGCCGAATTCGACAAGATTGAGGCCAACATCAAGCGGGAAGAGCGCCACGCCCAAATCGAGGCGCAGATGGAAGAGCGCCAGCGTCGTAACCGTCCCCTTGGCCCCGATGTGACCACCGGCGGCCAGAATGATGGTGAACAGCGCACCGACGAACAGCGCCAGGCGGAATATCGCGATGCCTTCATGGCCATGCTGCGCGAGGGCGGCGATATGGGCGCGATGACCACCGAACAGCGCCAGCTCCTGCGCGCGGGCTATCAGGAATTGCGCACTCAGACCGCCGGGACGAATGCCGCCGGCGGCTATACGGTGCCGGTTCAGATGGCCAATGACATTGTCCAGGTGATGAAGGATTGGGGGCCGATGTATGACCCCGGCATCACCAATGAAGTTTCGACCGGCGGCGGCAATCAGTTCACCATCCCCACCAATGACGACACCGCCAACACTGCATCGGCGCTGGCCGAGGGCGCCGATCTGACGGATGACGGCAGCGGCGATGCTGTTTTCGGGCAGGCCCGCTTTGACGCCTATGTTGATGCCACCCCTTGGGTGAAGATCAGCTTTGAACTGCTCCAGGACTCGGCCTTTGACATTCAGGGCTTCATCTCCGGTGCGTTGGGCGAACGCCTTGGCCGACGCGCCAATGCCCGTCTGACCACGGGCTCGGGCGTCAACCAGCCCAATGGCATCGTGACGGCGGCCCCGGTCGGCATCACCGCAGCTTCGGCGGTGGCTATTGCCTCGGACGAACTGATCACCTTCCAGCATTCGGTCAATCAGGCCTATCGCCGCAGCCCCAAGGCGCGCTGGATGTTTGCCGATTCCACGCTGGCGGTGCTGCGCAAGTTGAAGGACGGCCAGGGCAATTACCTCTGGCAGATGGGCGACATCCGCGCGGGCGTGTCGGATATGCTGCTCGACAAGCCCTATTCGATCAACGACGACGTGCCCGCGATCGCGACGGGCAACAAGGCGATCATCTTCGGCGATTTCAGCCGCTATTGGGTCCGCAAGGTCGGCGGGCCGGTGATCGGCACGGTTCGCGAACGCTTCTGGCCCAAGGTCGGTCTGGCGGGTCTGATCCGCTATGACGGCGAACTGGTGGACGCCGCCGCGATCAAGGCCCTCAAGCTCGCCTGA